The genome window TCTTCGGCCTCTGATCCTCACAGGGGCCCGCCGCCTTGGATTCTCAAGACTGGCATTCAAGGTCGAGTTCCGCCGCGGAGGCAAATGCATAAAAGTGCCAAACAGGTGAAAGTCATTTAGGGTTAAACTCTCCCACATTTCTGGAAATTACCAAGACCCACCTTCCCTAATAATGAACAGCGGCAGCAACCATCATCGTCGCTGACAGTCATCAGGCTTAGAGAGAGGGCTAAGGGCTCGAGACTGCGCAGCGCGTTAAGCGACAGGAATGTGACTGGCAGGATCTGACCCGAGATCCTGGGGTTGACTGATCCCCGACTGTTGCCGGGCACTGTCCCTCTCGTTCACGCCCTCCAGACACGCCCGCGCCAGCACTGCCGCCCCCCGCTAGGCTGCGGTACCAGACCCGCCAGCCCCGAACTCGCCGCAGGACCCCAGTCTGGCCCGCTCCGTCTCCCGTGCCCTTCCCGCCCCACTCCTCACCATGGTCCCGAGCTCCTCCCGCGGCGGCTTGGAATGCATCTGGGCACGCTGCACCGGGAGCCTCCGGGTGAGACCCGTCAGGCCCCTCAGCAGCTGCACCGCGGGCAAAGACATAGCTGCACGGAACGACTACGGACAGCAGCCCGCAGTAGCCCAAGGTCGGGAAGTCAAAATGGCCGTGCGGGACGGAAATTCCGGCTGCGGGGAGGCCGGAAAAGAGCGGCCCGGAAGTCTCCCGGAAATGACACGGGGACAcacctcccgccccgcccccgtcATTTTTTGGCGCGTTCCTCGAAAGAGCCAATCGACGCCATCCCACCACCGATGGGCGGGGCACGGAGGGGCGTTTCTTTCAGTCATGTTCCCCCCTCCAATGTCAGTTGAGTGACACCAGAACCACCCAATCACATACCCAGAAATGAGGCGGCATTCCTGACTCCTCCCTCCATTCATACTCTTAAATCCCTCTATTCAGAAATTCTCCTCCGCCAGGCCTCCGTTATTTCTGGCTGGACCCCCGACACCAACCTTGTAACTGAATTCTGTTACCCTTTCCGATTCCAGTCTCCATGCAGTGGCAACCGGTCTCTcatccccttccttttttccttcctggctccctcccttctcatcttttttaaatatatatattttaagattttatttatttgacagagagagatcacaagtaggcagagaggcaagcagagagagaggaggaagcaggctccccgctgagcagagagcccaatgcgctgggttggatcccaggaacctgggatcaggacctgagacaaaggcagggagtttaacccactgagccacccaggcgccccagtttgtttttttttttttttttttttttttttttacagagagagagagagagatcacaagtaggcaggcggggtggggggaagcaggctccccgctgaacagagagcccaacatgggtctcgatcctaggaccctgagaccatgaaggcagaggcaccccccttcttttttaaacataaatctaaccaagtcatACACTTACTTAAAAAACCTTCAGTAGCTCCCCACTGCTAGACAAAATCCCAATTCCTGGATATCAATGTCCAGCCTCATTTCTACTTACTCTACaccttcctccttgctctctgatcctctccacccccaagcctttgcttctttgtatCTTAAGTTCTACTTAGAACACTTTTCACTTAGCTAGCCTTCCTCTTTCAAGTCAACTCCTACTTCCATGACTCTACTTACTGATAGTTTATCATatgttttagattttagatttcatttatttgacagagagagaccccgcaagagagggaacacaagcagggggtgggagagggagaagcagactccccacagagtgggAAGCCAGGTGTGGGACCccgtcccagaaccctgggatcccaacccgaactgaaggcagacgcttagccactgggccacccaggcgcctctatttGCCATACATTTACTAGTCCCTACGTCTGCCAGGAACTGTTGCAGACAAGGTGGACAAGGACTCCTTTATCACAGAACTGACATTCCAGCGGGGAGAGACGGACAATAAACAAGCACTTAATGAGAAGCTATCCAAAGTGCTCTGATGTGTTAGGAAGTGGCAGGGAGGGTGGCACTGCATCAGGAAGCCTGTGCCACCTTTGTGCCCAGCAGCCCCTATTAAGCACTACCCACAGAGTCAGTCTCTGTCCTTAGATTGGGGGCCACAAAAGCAGAACATGTGTCTGGTTTGCCACTGTTCCCAAAGAGGCTGGCACACGTCACGAGGGAATTgctattatttcaaatttaatttttgattttttttttaacaaatgcgGAAATAAGCTTAGAGACCTGGGTGATCTGATCTGCTCAAGATAACACA of Mustela nigripes isolate SB6536 chromosome 1, MUSNIG.SB6536, whole genome shotgun sequence contains these proteins:
- the LOC132019648 gene encoding cytochrome c oxidase subunit 8A, mitochondrial, whose product is MSLPAVQLLRGLTGLTRRLPVQRAQMHSKPPREELGTMDVAVGLTACFLCCLLPSGWVLSHLESYKKRE